In Kitasatospora sp. NBC_00240, the following are encoded in one genomic region:
- a CDS encoding endonuclease V, which translates to MPIPADWPTTETEALAEQDRLRALVEPFGPGPVDGDLVAGVDVAYDDERDLVVAAAVLLDHSTLEVVEEATAVGRIAFPYIPGLLAFRELPAVLDALAALTRTPDLVVCDGYGLAHPRRLGLASHLGVLTGLRTYGVAKTPFTFTGTAPGPERGSWAPLMDTRTGDGQGEEVVGRAVRTRTGVKPVFVSVGHRIGLDEATASTLHLARDYRQPETTRRADSLCRRALTDLQHTTA; encoded by the coding sequence GTGCCCATTCCCGCCGACTGGCCGACCACCGAGACCGAGGCCCTCGCCGAACAGGACCGCCTGCGCGCCCTGGTGGAGCCGTTCGGCCCGGGCCCGGTCGACGGCGACCTCGTGGCCGGCGTCGACGTCGCCTACGACGACGAACGCGACCTCGTGGTCGCCGCCGCCGTCCTGCTCGACCACAGCACCCTGGAGGTCGTCGAGGAGGCGACCGCGGTCGGCCGGATCGCCTTCCCCTACATCCCCGGCCTGCTCGCCTTCCGCGAACTCCCCGCCGTACTCGACGCCCTGGCCGCCCTCACCCGCACCCCCGACCTGGTGGTCTGCGACGGGTACGGCCTCGCCCATCCCCGTCGCCTCGGTCTCGCCAGTCACCTCGGCGTCCTCACCGGCCTGCGCACCTACGGCGTGGCCAAGACGCCCTTCACCTTCACCGGCACCGCCCCGGGGCCCGAACGCGGCTCCTGGGCACCGCTCATGGACACCCGGACCGGCGACGGCCAGGGCGAGGAAGTCGTCGGCCGCGCGGTCCGCACCCGCACCGGCGTCAAGCCGGTCTTCGTCTCCGTCGGCCACCGCATCGGCCTGGACGAGGCCACCGCCAGCACCCTCCACCTCGCCCGCGACTACCGCCAGCCCGAAACCACCCGCCGCGCCGACTCCCTCTGCCGCCGCGCCCTGACGGACCTGCAGCACACCACCGCCTGA
- a CDS encoding SsgA family sporulation/cell division regulator — translation MEHSTSVVEHELELNLILSPEHSVPVPARLSYGSHDPFAVHITFHLDTGTPVTWVFARELLVEGTFRPCGQGDVRIWPAAAQSRAGGGAAGRRSVLCMALSSPAGDALLEAPLPVVAAWLERAHRLVPPGSELAALDMDGSLAALLA, via the coding sequence ATGGAGCACTCGACGAGCGTGGTCGAGCACGAGCTGGAACTGAACCTGATTCTCTCCCCCGAGCACAGCGTGCCCGTCCCGGCCCGGCTGTCGTACGGCAGCCACGACCCGTTCGCGGTGCACATCACCTTCCACCTGGACACCGGGACACCGGTGACCTGGGTGTTCGCCCGGGAGTTGCTGGTGGAGGGCACCTTCCGGCCGTGCGGGCAGGGGGATGTGCGGATCTGGCCGGCCGCCGCCCAGTCCCGGGCCGGCGGCGGCGCGGCCGGGCGGCGCAGTGTGCTGTGCATGGCGCTGAGCTCGCCGGCCGGGGACGCGCTGCTGGAGGCGCCGCTGCCGGTGGTGGCGGCCTGGCTGGAGCGGGCGCATCGGCTGGTGCCGCCGGGCAGTGAGCTGGCGGCGCTGGACATGGACGGCTCGCTCGCCGCGTTGCTGGCATGA
- a CDS encoding RDD family protein, giving the protein MSTYDPSGPEPEEGGKPSFDKNPPPAGGTPSGAPSDPYGTPTPPPGDPYGTPPPAGSPYDRPGAYGGTYGGGPSDQPPPGQGYGTGYGPGGQGSPGAGPVPGMPPLGSWPNRILARVIDYLLVQIVAILLVLPFASLGNRSGSTGAFWLACILWFFYEGLMLSRDGQTLGKKAMKVRVAMLVDGNIPTKPAAWTRSAVFIVPAVICCAMLWWVIDGLFGVFDKPYRQCIHDKSAKTVVVSTV; this is encoded by the coding sequence ATGAGCACCTACGACCCCTCAGGGCCCGAGCCGGAGGAGGGCGGTAAGCCCTCGTTCGACAAGAACCCCCCGCCAGCGGGCGGCACGCCGTCAGGTGCGCCGTCCGACCCGTACGGCACTCCGACACCGCCGCCCGGTGACCCGTACGGCACCCCGCCCCCGGCCGGCAGCCCGTACGATCGGCCCGGCGCCTACGGCGGCACCTACGGAGGCGGCCCCTCCGACCAGCCACCGCCCGGTCAGGGCTACGGGACGGGCTACGGCCCCGGCGGCCAGGGCTCGCCCGGCGCCGGCCCGGTGCCGGGCATGCCGCCGCTCGGCAGCTGGCCGAACCGGATCCTGGCGCGCGTCATCGACTACCTGCTGGTGCAGATCGTGGCGATCCTGCTGGTGCTGCCCTTCGCCAGCCTCGGCAACCGCAGCGGCTCGACCGGAGCCTTCTGGCTGGCCTGCATCCTCTGGTTCTTCTACGAGGGCCTCATGCTCAGCCGGGACGGCCAGACCCTCGGTAAGAAGGCCATGAAGGTCCGCGTCGCCATGCTGGTCGACGGCAACATCCCTACCAAGCCGGCCGCCTGGACCCGCTCCGCCGTCTTCATCGTCCCCGCCGTGATCTGCTGCGCGATGCTCTGGTGGGTGATCGACGGCCTGTTCGGCGTCTTCGACAAGCCCTACCGCCAGTGCATCCACGACAAGTCGGCGAAGACCGTGGTGGTGTCCACCGTCTGA
- a CDS encoding glycosyltransferase 87 family protein — protein sequence MTAVHDERRAAQAVPGPDPAAAPDRPSGRLAAALSAPVRAVRQAPRRPMLTAGAVAFVSLLTYAIVRHFVGTSMVDMIVYRAEGSAVVNGGDLYGFRVTEWALPATYPPFAAMLFVPTTWFGIGFLRIAITVGNVALLALLAHLSFKLVGWPRRELRPVGVVLIAGCGVWLEPVFTTLRYGQVNLALACLILWDLTRSDARLAKGIGIGIAAGIKLTPGLFAVYLLVTGRIRAAFVAGFAFLGTFLLGALFLPDATWGYWTKYLFDSTRVGKTEIVDNQSVRGAVARLLHTAEPGTLATLAGGLVALAGVGVAAYAFRSARVLPRAEAWGVCCAAVTAVLVSPISWTHHWVWCVPVLVLLAAEAAQEASRPAAVRRLRWRPIFVATLIAFCSFAMWLVPHKGDLDQHLSPLSQLPAAVYPLVGVCFLLVAALRTASRRRAAGLPLLGTDRRADGRTDAQPGNRADAPPDAGRSPAAGSAAAGPAPERQQAPAAG from the coding sequence GTGACAGCGGTGCATGACGAGCGCAGGGCGGCGCAGGCCGTGCCGGGCCCGGATCCCGCCGCCGCGCCGGACCGGCCGTCCGGACGGCTGGCGGCCGCCCTGTCGGCCCCCGTCCGCGCGGTGCGCCAGGCACCGCGCCGTCCGATGCTGACCGCCGGCGCCGTGGCCTTCGTCTCACTGCTCACCTACGCGATCGTCCGGCACTTCGTCGGGACCTCGATGGTCGACATGATCGTCTACCGGGCCGAGGGCTCCGCCGTGGTGAACGGCGGGGACCTCTACGGGTTCCGGGTGACCGAGTGGGCCCTGCCCGCCACCTACCCGCCGTTCGCGGCCATGCTCTTCGTCCCCACCACCTGGTTCGGGATCGGCTTCCTGCGGATCGCCATCACGGTCGGGAACGTCGCCCTGCTCGCGCTGCTCGCCCACCTGTCCTTCAAACTGGTCGGCTGGCCGCGCCGGGAGCTGCGCCCGGTCGGGGTGGTCCTGATCGCCGGCTGCGGGGTCTGGCTGGAGCCCGTCTTCACCACCCTGCGCTACGGGCAGGTCAACCTCGCGCTGGCCTGCCTGATCCTGTGGGACCTCACCCGCTCCGACGCCCGGCTCGCCAAGGGCATCGGCATCGGCATCGCCGCCGGCATCAAGCTCACCCCGGGCCTGTTCGCCGTCTACCTGCTCGTCACCGGGCGGATCCGTGCGGCCTTCGTGGCCGGCTTCGCCTTCCTCGGCACCTTCCTGCTCGGCGCGCTGTTCCTGCCCGACGCCACCTGGGGCTACTGGACCAAGTACCTGTTCGACTCCACCCGGGTCGGCAAGACCGAGATCGTCGACAACCAGTCCGTCCGCGGCGCCGTCGCCCGGCTGCTGCACACCGCCGAGCCCGGCACCCTCGCCACGCTGGCGGGCGGCCTGGTCGCCCTCGCCGGCGTCGGCGTCGCGGCCTACGCCTTCCGCAGCGCCCGGGTGCTCCCGCGCGCCGAGGCATGGGGCGTCTGCTGCGCGGCGGTCACGGCCGTGCTGGTCTCCCCGATCAGCTGGACCCACCACTGGGTGTGGTGCGTCCCGGTGCTCGTCCTGCTGGCCGCCGAGGCGGCCCAGGAGGCCTCGCGCCCGGCCGCCGTCCGGCGACTGCGCTGGCGGCCGATCTTCGTGGCGACCCTGATCGCCTTCTGCTCCTTCGCGATGTGGCTGGTCCCGCACAAGGGCGACCTCGACCAGCACCTCAGCCCGCTCAGCCAGCTCCCCGCCGCGGTCTACCCGCTGGTCGGCGTCTGCTTCCTGCTGGTCGCCGCGCTGCGCACCGCCTCACGCCGCCGCGCCGCCGGCCTCCCGCTGCTGGGGACCGACCGCCGGGCGGACGGGCGGACGGACGCGCAGCCCGGCAACCGGGCGGATGCGCCGCCGGACGCGGGTCGGAGCCCCGCCGCCGGGTCGGCAGCGGCCGGCCCCGCCCCCGAGCGTCAGCAGGCCCCCGCGGCCGGCTGA
- a CDS encoding RDD family protein, which produces MTDLPFAGGADTTVGPVPGYYADPSIPGYVRYWGGTAWVPGTSRPTPAEGEVLEPPRFLGRPGRPAGARYVPPPSGSGLAAEGGTGAGTGAGPGAGPGGRPDGAGGAAGTAGTGTGGGPGGGTVLSPGDTGPVYFDQTTGGASFVLAPQAELELRRQADIAAWAAQEQSAAHGSVPAHGQAPGQAHGHGPGPGEAKAQWGGHPFSSPLPAADEERAPQVAGAVLRVAEPVLRNAAAAASASRAEAPTTYADPQPAPVPHQSTGGAEPAGPLPSVGSSGWQADPRAQRGLLETGGSPRWVSWGVLPGAEAPPEALSETPSEIQAWPMSQERPGHRSAANPEAATEIQPATPEPTPTKVAAWSRVELRGEPRTEPEAGPAPAAGVDDGPASGVTAASPGSGPAPSPAGRPAALLPGPAAAPDGRTAARTDGGAAGAAAPASAADRPPAADRGTAVGRGATTGRAAAAVSVSVATTAAATAGARSGPAAAGPARRPSATRRPAPRPAAGLVRRLVARIVDTTVMAIVAVAAGLPLASAATEHVQDKLDRARTASTLAGRQVQVWLVDGVVMGKAGVLLAVLLFVGVLYEVLPTARTGQTFGKRLMGIRVVDATVEARPPARGQGGARGKESATARPGARSGTAAPQAKQRPGGAGTPTLGRSFLRWIVRQLASVLVIGLCWPLFDRKARRGWQDRAARTRVVRA; this is translated from the coding sequence ATGACGGACCTGCCCTTCGCCGGCGGCGCGGACACGACCGTCGGCCCCGTCCCGGGCTACTACGCCGACCCCTCGATCCCCGGCTACGTCCGCTACTGGGGCGGTACCGCCTGGGTGCCCGGCACCAGCAGGCCCACCCCGGCCGAGGGCGAGGTGCTGGAGCCGCCGCGCTTCCTGGGCCGCCCCGGCCGGCCGGCGGGCGCCCGGTACGTGCCGCCGCCGTCGGGTTCGGGGCTGGCGGCCGAGGGCGGTACGGGCGCCGGAACGGGCGCCGGACCGGGTGCAGGGCCGGGCGGGCGGCCGGACGGCGCCGGTGGTGCGGCCGGGACGGCCGGGACGGGCACCGGCGGCGGCCCGGGCGGCGGGACGGTGCTCAGCCCCGGGGACACCGGGCCGGTCTACTTCGACCAGACGACCGGCGGGGCGTCCTTCGTCCTCGCCCCGCAGGCGGAGCTGGAACTGCGCCGGCAGGCGGACATCGCGGCGTGGGCGGCGCAGGAGCAGTCGGCGGCGCACGGGTCGGTACCGGCGCACGGGCAGGCGCCGGGGCAGGCGCACGGACACGGTCCGGGGCCGGGGGAGGCCAAGGCGCAGTGGGGCGGGCACCCCTTCTCCTCCCCGCTCCCGGCGGCGGACGAGGAGCGCGCCCCGCAGGTGGCCGGCGCCGTCCTGCGGGTCGCCGAGCCGGTACTGCGGAACGCGGCCGCCGCCGCTTCCGCGAGCCGGGCCGAGGCCCCGACCACCTACGCCGACCCGCAGCCGGCGCCGGTGCCGCACCAGTCGACCGGCGGGGCCGAACCGGCGGGCCCGCTGCCGTCGGTCGGCAGCTCGGGCTGGCAGGCCGACCCGCGCGCCCAGCGCGGCCTGCTGGAGACCGGCGGCTCGCCCCGCTGGGTCTCCTGGGGCGTGCTCCCCGGCGCCGAGGCCCCGCCCGAGGCCCTGTCCGAAACCCCGTCCGAGATCCAGGCCTGGCCCATGTCCCAGGAGCGGCCCGGACACCGGTCCGCCGCGAACCCCGAGGCCGCCACCGAGATCCAGCCGGCGACCCCGGAGCCCACGCCGACGAAGGTGGCGGCCTGGAGCCGGGTCGAGCTACGTGGCGAGCCGCGGACGGAGCCCGAGGCGGGGCCCGCGCCTGCGGCGGGGGTGGACGACGGACCTGCGTCCGGGGTGACGGCCGCGAGCCCCGGGTCCGGCCCGGCCCCGAGCCCGGCGGGGCGGCCCGCCGCGCTGCTCCCCGGCCCGGCCGCCGCCCCGGACGGCAGGACGGCCGCCCGCACCGACGGCGGTGCCGCCGGTGCCGCCGCTCCCGCATCGGCCGCCGACCGGCCTCCCGCCGCCGACCGTGGCACCGCCGTCGGTCGTGGCGCCACCACCGGACGCGCCGCCGCCGCTGTGTCCGTGTCCGTCGCCACGACCGCTGCCGCGACCGCCGGGGCACGGTCCGGCCCGGCCGCCGCCGGCCCGGCCCGGCGCCCGTCCGCGACTCGGAGGCCCGCCCCCCGCCCGGCGGCAGGGCTGGTCCGCCGGCTCGTGGCGCGGATCGTGGACACCACGGTGATGGCGATCGTCGCGGTCGCCGCCGGACTGCCGCTCGCCTCCGCGGCCACCGAACACGTCCAGGACAAGCTCGACCGAGCCAGGACGGCCAGCACCCTGGCCGGCCGTCAGGTCCAGGTCTGGCTGGTGGACGGCGTGGTGATGGGCAAGGCCGGCGTCCTGCTGGCGGTCCTGCTGTTCGTCGGCGTCCTGTACGAAGTCCTCCCGACCGCCCGGACCGGCCAGACCTTCGGCAAGCGCCTGATGGGCATCCGCGTGGTCGATGCGACCGTCGAGGCCCGGCCGCCCGCCCGCGGCCAGGGGGGCGCCCGCGGCAAGGAGAGCGCCACGGCCCGCCCGGGCGCCCGTAGCGGGACCGCCGCACCCCAGGCGAAGCAGCGGCCGGGGGGAGCCGGAACGCCCACGCTGGGACGCTCCTTCCTCCGATGGATCGTCAGGCAGCTCGCCTCGGTCCTGGTGATCGGCCTCTGCTGGCCGCTGTTCGACCGGAAGGCCCGGCGCGGGTGGCAGGACCGGGCGGCCCGCACCCGGGTGGTCAGGGCCTGA
- a CDS encoding WXG100 family type VII secretion target, which translates to MDFRTLREADPSALETAAQAYAKLQDALQADQREWRDGTADPVAHSGWQGPAASAANGSVGRTGKKLDDTTTGLAPMSKLLNQGAVDIRAAQNDLRQTIDEATANGLRVGDDGSVSWEATPTAYTDEATAARADADLKQRAEQTSARIGHIVERAADTDQALSARLDAISSTARGLAAQARPA; encoded by the coding sequence ATGGACTTCCGAACGCTGCGCGAGGCCGACCCGAGCGCCCTCGAAACCGCCGCCCAGGCGTACGCCAAACTGCAGGACGCACTCCAGGCGGACCAGCGCGAGTGGCGGGACGGCACCGCCGACCCGGTCGCCCACTCCGGCTGGCAGGGCCCCGCCGCCTCCGCGGCCAACGGGTCCGTCGGGCGGACCGGCAAGAAGCTCGACGACACCACCACGGGGCTCGCCCCGATGAGCAAACTGCTGAACCAGGGCGCCGTCGACATCAGGGCCGCCCAGAACGACCTCCGGCAGACCATCGACGAGGCGACGGCCAACGGCCTGCGCGTCGGCGACGACGGCAGCGTCTCCTGGGAGGCGACCCCGACCGCCTACACCGACGAGGCGACCGCGGCCCGGGCGGACGCCGACCTCAAGCAGCGGGCCGAGCAGACCAGCGCCAGGATCGGCCACATCGTCGAGCGGGCCGCCGACACCGACCAGGCCCTCAGCGCACGGCTCGACGCCATCAGCAGCACCGCCCGCGGCCTGGCCGCGCAGGCCCGCCCGGCCTGA
- a CDS encoding cellulose binding domain-containing protein has product MTSQSTSRTGHHRRSRKGTVVGASVVAAAVVAGAVVALATSASAASLGAVYSRTSTWDGGYTGQYLVTNPDSRAIDDWTLSFDLPAGASISSLWNAGFTASGQHITVKPESWNKHLDPGKTLSVGFVVQGSGAAQAEPGNCLINNASCKAGDGTLPTPSGRPTTTPTVQPSASATAAPTTAAPSPTATRTPTATPTGATPTPTPTAAPVTGTGFAPYVDTSLYPPYDLVATAKATGVKNFNLAFVVSGGGCTPKWGGVSDLATDAVAAQIGGLRAAGGDVRASFGGANGSELALVCGTVADLTAAYQKTVDAFGLTKVDFDVEGGAIADAAANTRRAQAIAQLQKNAAAKGRTLDVSYTLPALPTGLTQEGVNLVADAKKNGVAIGAVNIMAMDFGDGVAPNPQGQMGKYAIAAATATQAQVKSVLGLDDGAAWGKVAVTPMIGVNDVSTEVFTVADAKQLADFAKSKHLAWLAMWSGTRDKACDGGAKQYADASCSSIVQQPLDFTRALGAYTG; this is encoded by the coding sequence ATGACGTCCCAGTCCACCAGTCGTACCGGCCACCACCGGCGCAGCCGCAAGGGCACCGTCGTCGGAGCCTCGGTGGTCGCCGCCGCCGTCGTCGCCGGCGCGGTGGTCGCCCTGGCCACCTCCGCCAGCGCGGCCTCGCTGGGGGCCGTCTACAGCCGCACCAGCACCTGGGACGGCGGTTACACCGGCCAGTACCTGGTGACCAACCCCGACAGCCGCGCCATCGACGACTGGACGCTCAGCTTCGACCTCCCCGCGGGCGCCAGCATCAGCTCCCTGTGGAACGCCGGGTTCACCGCCTCGGGGCAGCACATCACCGTCAAGCCCGAGTCCTGGAACAAGCACCTCGACCCCGGCAAGACCCTCTCGGTGGGCTTCGTGGTCCAGGGCTCCGGCGCGGCCCAGGCCGAACCCGGCAACTGCCTCATCAACAACGCCTCCTGCAAGGCGGGGGACGGCACCCTGCCCACCCCCTCGGGCCGGCCCACCACGACGCCCACCGTGCAGCCCAGCGCCTCCGCCACGGCCGCGCCCACCACCGCCGCACCCAGCCCGACCGCCACCAGGACCCCCACCGCCACGCCCACCGGCGCGACGCCGACGCCGACCCCGACCGCCGCCCCGGTCACCGGTACGGGCTTCGCCCCGTACGTCGACACCTCGCTCTACCCGCCGTACGACCTGGTCGCCACCGCGAAGGCCACCGGCGTCAAGAACTTCAACCTCGCCTTCGTGGTGTCCGGTGGCGGCTGCACCCCGAAGTGGGGCGGCGTCAGCGACCTCGCCACCGACGCGGTGGCCGCGCAGATCGGCGGGCTGCGGGCCGCCGGCGGCGACGTCCGGGCCTCCTTCGGCGGCGCCAACGGCAGCGAACTCGCCCTGGTCTGCGGCACGGTGGCCGATCTGACCGCCGCGTACCAGAAGACCGTCGACGCGTTCGGTCTGACCAAGGTCGACTTCGACGTCGAGGGCGGCGCGATCGCCGACGCCGCCGCCAACACCCGCCGCGCCCAGGCGATCGCGCAGCTGCAGAAGAACGCCGCCGCCAAGGGCCGCACCCTGGACGTCTCCTACACCCTCCCGGCGCTGCCCACCGGCCTCACCCAGGAGGGCGTCAACCTGGTCGCCGACGCCAAGAAGAACGGTGTCGCGATCGGCGCCGTCAACATCATGGCGATGGACTTCGGCGACGGCGTCGCCCCCAACCCGCAGGGCCAGATGGGCAAGTACGCCATCGCCGCGGCCACCGCGACCCAGGCGCAGGTCAAGAGTGTCCTCGGCCTCGACGACGGCGCCGCCTGGGGCAAGGTGGCGGTGACCCCGATGATCGGCGTCAACGACGTCTCCACCGAGGTCTTCACCGTCGCCGACGCCAAGCAGCTCGCCGACTTCGCCAAGTCCAAGCACCTGGCCTGGCTGGCGATGTGGTCCGGCACCCGGGACAAGGCCTGCGACGGCGGCGCCAAGCAGTACGCGGACGCCTCCTGCAGCAGCATCGTCCAGCAGCCGCTCGACTTCACCCGGGCCCTGGGCGCCTACACCGGCTGA